The following coding sequences lie in one Labrus bergylta chromosome 5, fLabBer1.1, whole genome shotgun sequence genomic window:
- the LOC136179285 gene encoding neurofascin-like — protein sequence YSTSPRSRSNSPPPPSPFCSSDEDNKPLQGSQTSLDGNVKESDDSLVDYGEGGDGQFNEDGSFIGQYTVKKDKDETEGNESSEATSPVNAIYSLP from the coding sequence TATTCAACATCACCCCGCTCCCGTTCtaactctcctcctcccccctcccccttctgcAGCAGCGACGAGGACAACAAACCTCTGCAGGGCAGCCAGACGTCGCTGGACGGCAACGTGAAGGAAAGCGACGACAGCCTGGTGGACTACGGCGAGGGCGGCGACGGCCAGTTCAACGAGGACGGCTCTTTCATCGGCCAGTACACGGTGAAGAAGGACAAGGACGAGACGGAGGGCAACGAGAGCTCTGAGGCCACCTCGCCTGTCAACGCCATCTACTCCTTGCCGTAG